GTATTATTTTCGGTAAATGCATTGACAGAAGAGCATTTGGACATGATAAAATTAATTCAATAAAAACGGTATGAAAGATTTCATTGTGAAAATTATATATAAAAAAAGATTACAAACTTTGTGGCTTGTTTCATTGATCATTTTGATAATGTCATGTGTTCAAGTTGACAAGACAATTCCAGAGGGAATGGGTAAGTTGGAGATTAAATTATTAGATAAGGATTCGGGGAAACCTATTCCTGGGAAATGGATGTTCTTTGATGGTGAAGAACCCGTGGATCTAGGTTTGTCCTCGACCAAAAATTTAGCTGTTAGAAATCATACCATTTATACACTTACAGGATTGGATACGATTATTATTCCAACAGGAAAATATAATGTATGGGCTGGCCGAGGTATGGAATATGATAATGCAAAAGAATCGTTAATCCTTCAAAACCAAAATTTTTCCTCTATAACTTTAAAAATAAAAAGAAGTGTTGATACATATGGATATGTATCTGGGGATATGCATCTTCATACGGTTACACATTCTGGCCATGGAGATTCAAACATGGAAGAACGTATTATTTCGTGCATTGGTGAGGGTGTAGAATGGGCAGTAGCAACTGATCATAATCACGTGGTGGACTATGACACGGTTATTACTTCTTTGGATGCTACGAAATATATCTTTGGTTCAGTAGGGAATGAGGTGAGTACTCAGTTTGGCCATTTCAATAGTTTCCCTCTGAAAAAAGGCTCAGAGCCGGTTGTTATAGACTCGGTGGATGCTAATAAATTATTTAAGCAAATAAGGTTAGAAAATAAAATGGCAGTCATTCAAGTGAATCATCCACGTTGGAATGGTATTGATTATTTTACCTTAATGGATATGGATGAATATTTAGCTGATACGGATAATAAAAATTGGAGTTGGGATTTCGATGCCATTGAAATACTTAATGAAAACTCAGGATGGGGTTGGGAAGCCACAGCAAAAAACCCTTATTCTGTTCGCCAAGATTGGTATAATATGTTAAACAGCGGTCGACGCATAACAGGTGTTGGTAATTCAGATAGTCATGCAGTCGAAAAATTATTACCAGGGGTACCACGGAATTTTATTCAAAGTTCGACAGATGACCCAAAATTAATCGATGAAAAAGAGATGAGTGATCATATTAATCGTGGAAAAGTTTCAGTTTCTCAAGGATTGTTTGTTCAAATGTGGGTCAATGGGATTCAACCGAGGAATGATACGACTTTAGTGGGAGGTCTTGTTGATATTCGGGTTAAAGTACAGGGACCCAATTGGGTTGATTGCAGGCAAGTTCAAATAATTGCAAATGGATTAATTGTGAAAAATATAAAGATATCGAAAACTGGGGCACCTGTGAGATTTGATAAAACTTTTACTATGGATTTTTCACAAGACACATGGTTAATGGCCATTGCCAGTGGAAATGAATCAATGGCGCCAATGATTCACAATGCACCAGATCCTATTACACCGTTAGGATTCACGAATCCCCTCTGGATAGATGCAAATGAAGATGGCCATTTTGAATCATTAAAATCGCGAGCAATGTATTTGGTGAATAAAAATATAAAGGATATACAGTCATTAATTTTATTATTAAAAAAAGAACCGCAAATGATTCCATTTGCGGTGGCTTCATTAATTGAAAATTCACCCAAATCTGGAATAGCATTAATTCGTGAACTTTTACCCGACATGGACAGGGATTTAACCCTTTTTATGATAAGACAATTAGGGAAATTGAATCTTGTTGAAAGCATAAATCTATTAGAAGAAATTGAAACTCAAATATTTGATCCTCTAATCCGGTCGGCTATTCTGTTGACCATGGAGAATAGTGCAGACAAAGACCTTACTCCTAGCCAAATAAAAAAGATGGTGAGCTATTTTCAGTTTCCAGAAGATGGTGATAGTAAAATAGAGAGTTATATTTTGGACTTTATTCATGAAGGGGATCAAAATTTAAAAAAGAAATTTTCGGGTGAAAGAGTAGAAGACCTCGGTTTAAAAGAAGGTTTTCTAAATATAGAAGAATATTCTTGGCGAAAAGAAACGAATATTCTTAGCGGTTATTATGAATTTTCTAATTTAGACCGACAATACATCATGGTTGAGTTTTGGTCTCAAAATTCTGGAGATATGCCTTTTATTATTGAGAGTGACACCCCTTATTATGGATGGGTAAATGGGAGTTTAAAAATTCACCGTAAAATAGGTACTGAAAATCGATTTGGAAGTGGAAAAGTTTTATTACCTATCCGAACGGGAAAAAACCAAATAATTCTCGTCCTTCACCATAACCCAAGCCATTTTTTTCTCGTACCCTTAGATTCAAATAAATGGATTAACCCACTATTAAAAGACAAGGTAAAAGAACAGCATTTAGGATTGAATAATGTTCCCGAACTATTAAATCCAAATGCAGAAAAATATCGCGGTGGAGAGAATGCTTTGACAGATGGTTATCGGGGGTCAACTCAATTTGCAGATGGCTTTTGGATGGGGTTTGAAGAAAAGGATATGGTATTAATATTAAATTTTACAAAACCAACTTTAATATCTCAAATAACTGCAAGTTTTCTGCAAGATTATAAATCATGGATTTGGTTGCCCCTTGAAATGGAGATATTAATTATGGGCGAAGGCAATACCTTCGAATCGGTTGGGAAATGGAATCATTCCATTTCAGATAATAAAGAACCGGCCTTTATAAATGAATCAATTGTAAATATTGATCCTGTATTGGTTCGTAAAGTAAAAATTGTAGCTAAAAATATGGGCACATGCCCTAGTTGGCATCAAGGGGCTGATGGAAAAGCATGGATATTTTGTGATGAAATTAAATTTAAATAAAATAAACTATATTTTTCTTTCCAACGATTAGTCATAAAAAATACGCTCATTATAAAAAATGCTCGCAATCCTCATAAAAGAGCTAAAATATCAATTGTAGTTTAACAATGGCGGTGAGCTTCCATATGTTGATATGGTAGAATCTCATTTAGAATATGAGAACCGCAATCGATGTAGCTGTAGTTTTTTTATACCTTTTTAATTTATTACTGGGGTTGATAGGTATCTTTCCCACCCGTGAGCCAATTCAAGCTAAATCTCGTGAAATATAATTGATATAGCTCATTCTCCCCATTCTCATAAAAGAGACCAATGGTGCCATCCTTCAAAATTGTAAGACTTGAGTAACCAGAAAGGCCTTCATATATTTGTTTTGAGTAATCAGTTGGCCAAGTAACGCCTTCATCTGTACTGAGATAGACATGGAGATTCCTTCTTTGAGAGGGATCTCGTGGGTTTGAAAAGAGCAGACGACTTTTGTCAAACCCATCCAATGTAGAAGTGTAGCGAATCAAATCAGCATTCACTCTTGGATCAATCAGTTGATTTTCTACTTGGCTTGGTGACCAAGATTCACCGCCGTCTGTCGAAATGGATGTTTTCCTATACCCTCCTGATGAGCGGATATTCATCAACAGGTTACCATTATCTAATTCAATTATTTTTGATTCATCCCCGCCTCCCGATGGATTTGGTGATCCTTGGGAGAATTTCCACGATTCACCACCATCGTCGCTGTAGATCATATGGTTTGTCAGGGTTCTACCTGCATCTGGTCTTACCCCAACCACTGCAACAATACGGCCTGATCGCAATTGATGTGCACTGCCTGAGGCTACCCATGCAGCGTGCCAGGATGAATATATCTGGTCTGATAGATCTTTAGGTTTGCTCCAAGTCAACCCGTTGTCCATACTTCGTGACACATTAAATCTGATTTTATTCGATGGGGTAGAGGCAAACAATCCATTGTGAGAAGCAAACATGAGAATAATATTGCCCGTTGTTCGATCCACAACCAAGGCGGGATCGGAAGCACCATTGCCTCCAAAATCTGCAGCGATTACCGGTTCTGACCAAGTGTCACCATTGTCGGTGCTTCTGCGAATTATAATGTCAATGTTTCCCGGTAAGTCACGAGGATCAATTCTCCTGTCTGCTGCTGTGATTAGTGTGCCATCCAGCCCAGTACAAATGGCTGGTATGCGATAATTTCCTGACCCATAGTCGCCACCGGAATAAAGAACCTTATTGGCCAGCAGAATCTCCCTCGATCCTGGAAATTCAGTATATTCCATCGCATGTGAATTATCATTTACTGTGATGGATTCACAGGTCGCATCAATAGTATCACCCTCTTTTGCAACTTGGGTGATATCATAAGTGACCCAAAAATAATTATGGCCGGGCTTAAGTTGTTGTTGCCCAGTAATGGTGATTGTTCCTGAGTTTGGAACAGCAGTCCCGAATAAATTGTTTATATCCAGGTTTTTTTCACCTTTTGAATAGAATATTTTTACTTTTTCTATTATAGATAATTTTGTGTCTCCCAAGGTTATAGAAATGGCATTCGCCACGCCAGGTATAGATTCATATTCAGTTTTTAGGTTTATAAGCATTATTCGCTCGTTTTTGTTTCCTCGGCCTGCAGGAAAAGTCGGTTGGCCTACAATATATGCAGATACAGTATGTCCTTTAGAATCGTTTTTTGAATCAGTTGAGCATCCATTCATTATGACAGTAATTATAATAAAGTGAATAAATGTTTTTGAAATCATCATCATTAGTTTTGTTCTCATTAATAGTTGGGCGGTCTATAACAGAATTCGGAAACACAAATGCCTGAATCTTAATCGGTAATTCAAGAGTCGATATATGTGCTGTTTAAAACGATGGGTAGATTCTATTATGAAAGGATCTGATGAAATGGTGGGTGTTTAATAAAGCAAATGAAAGGATGCTCGCGGTTCTCCTAAATGAGTCAAAATATCAATTGTCGTTTAACAACGGAGGAGAGCTTCCGTATGTTGATATGGTAGAATCTCATTTAATTTGTAAGAACCGCGAGCGATGTAGCATTAATTATTTCATACCTTATTTACTCATTGCTTTGAATTCTCTGTAAAAGCGAATTTCACTTTTATTTTGAAATGTTCTCCAACTATCTATACATTAGGATTTAACGATATTACTTTATCAGAAATTTATTCGTCATTCCCCAATTTGTGTCTTTTTAGTATTTCAAGTACGGTATCAATTTAAACAAAAATTATAACACACGTGTATTTTATTTTCATTACCCTAAATATAATTTAAAGAATTTGCATACTTTATAATAAAATATTCTTCATAGATCTATGAAATTTAATTGATTAATAATTTGATAATAATCCTCTATAAGCTATAAAAATTATACCTACCAAAATTTTACTAATGAATGGATGAATAATTTTTTAAATAGATGTTGCAACTCACGTTTCTCAGTGTTTATGTTTCTATCGTTGATTAACATACGTTTGTGCGAATAAATGGTATTGAAATCAATTAAAATAGTAGTGATTGTCTCAGGCGAATAGTGGAGAGATAAATTCTTTAATAAAACCAAAAGAGGAAATATATGAGAGCTAAACACATTTTAAAGGTTGCTGCATTTTATTTAATGCTTACAGCCGGTTTTGTGATGGCCCAGGCTACAGGTACCATTTATGGTAATGTGGCATCTAAAGATGGGGCGCCGTTACCGGGCGCGAACATTATTGTTGTTGGAACGGCATATGGTAGTACATCAGACAACAATGGGTTTTACGAAATTAAAATTGCTTCCGGTACCTATTCAGTGCGTGCTGAATATATCGGATTCGAAAGTAGCACTGTAGAAAATATTGCAGTTGCTAGTGGAAAAACAACTCAAGCTGACTTTTCATTGGCTACATCTGCTCTTGCAGGTGAAGAAGTCGTGGTCACAGCATTGGGTATTAAACAAAAAACGAAAGCATTGGGATTTTCCCTCACCGAAGTTAAAGGTGAAGAACTCTCCTTGATTAAAGAGCCCAATGCCATTGAAGCCCTTCAGGGCAAAGTGGCTGGCGTAAACGTTACGACAAATGCTACTGGTGGTGCTGGAACTAGTCGGGTGATCATCCGCGGTAACAGTTCACTAACGGGTGACAATCAGCCTTTATATATTATCGATGGGATCCCTATTGGGAATAGAAACGAAGGGTCGGCCGGTATGTGGGGTGGCGCCGATGGTGGTGATGGAATATCCAGTATTAACGCAGATGATATTGAATCTGTTAGTGTACTTAAAGGTGGTGCAGCCTCCGCACTTTATGGCTCTCGCGCAGCCAATGGTGTCATTATTATTAATACAAAGACAGGAAAAGGCCAGACTGGTTTGGGCCTTGAGTATTCCAATTCAACAACATACAGAAGCCTTGATGAGAGTCTATTGGATTACCAAAATACATATGGCTCAGGTGAAAAAGGTTTGAAGCCCTCGACTCAAGCTGAAGCACTTGACAATATCGGAGGCGCATGGGGCGCCAAAATGGATGGCTCCAGTGCTACCCAATGGGATGGATCATCCGCACCGTACAGCAGTCATAATAATCTGAGCTCATTTTACCGAACTGGTAAAACAGCAATAAATTCAGTAGCGCTATCCAATGGTGGTGACAAAATGAATTACCGTTTTTCTGCAACCAACTTGGATCATGATGACATTATGCCAGGATCAAGGATGAATCGGAAATCATTTTCTTTGAATGCTGTTTCAAATCATAGTGATAAGATTGAAGTGCAAGTCAATGTTAAATATGTAGATGAGGATGTTCATGGCCGTGTCAGTATGTCTGATTCTCCAAAAAATGCAAACTACTCTGCGGCGACATTTGCCCCAAGCGTAGATGTGACTACAATGACTGGTACCGATGGTGCAGGTATGGGTGAAGATGGCAAAGAATTGCGCATTTCTACGAGCCCATATACAACTAACCCTTATTGGGCTGCCAATCAATTTATCAATACAACAAGAAAACATCGCTTTATTAATTCGGCTTCAGTTCGATACAATGTCTTGGACTGGCTTTATCTAAAAGGCCGTGCAGGACTTGATCACTTTACTATTAATGCCCAGTGGATGACGCCTTATGGTACAGCATATGATGGTAGTGGTGGTATGGGTGAAACAGAAAAAAGACTTTCTATTTTAGACATGGATTTCATGGTTGGCGTAGAAAAAGATCTTGTTTCTGGATTATCAACCAATTCTTTTATCGGCGTTGCTAAAAATAATGTGCTTGACGAAAGTTTGGGTGTAAGTGGTAGTGGATTTGTATTGCCAGGAATTAATCATGTGAATAACCTTAAAAGTTCAAGTGGTTGGTTTGGTTATAGTGAAAAAGAAGTTGGTTCAGTAACTGGTTCACTTGGGCTATCTTATAACGATATGGTCTATGTGACATCGACAGCTCGAAAAGATTGGTTCTCAACTTTATCTTACCCAGGTAAAGAAGCACCAAACAACGATCTCTATACATCTATTAGTGCCAGTTTGATTCTTTCGGAAATGGTTAGTCTTCCATCAATGGTAGATTTTGCCAAATTACGGATTGCCGTATCGAATGTTGCTGGTGGCGCTAGTAATCCATATGCGCTCTCATTGAGTTATAAGCTTTGGGATACGCAACATCTGGGTCAGATTATGGGTGGTATTAATGGAAGTAATATTCCAAAATTAAACTTGGTGCCATTGAGCAAATCTGAGACTGAGTTTGGTGTTGATGCTAGATTATTTGAAGGCCGATTAAGATTGGATTTGGCTTACTATAAAAACGTAACGACTAATGATATTGTTGGTGTAGGAACTTCACAAACATCCGGTTTTGGAAGTGCCAGTGATAATTTGGGGCAGATTGAAAACTCAGGACTTGAGTATTTAATATCTGGAACTCCAATTCAAACTAAAGATCTCAGCTGGGATATCAGTTTGAATGGTGCCAACAATAAAGGCGTCGTTGTGAAAACAAACGATATTGATGGGAACATTGGTTTGGGAACTCCAAGGACACGGAATGTTGAAATCATTCACATGGTAGGGGAATCCTATGGATTGCTTTATGGGGAGTCATTTAAACGCGCTGATGATGGTTCCATCCTGTATGATGTCGATTCAAATGGTATTCCGAGAGCCAAAAAGGGTGGTTACAAAATTCTTGGGGAAGGTGTTCCACCTATCTCTATTGGGATTTCAAATAACATCCGATACAAGGACTTTAATGTTAGATTTCTTCTTGACGGAAAATTTGGTGCTCAGATCTTTTCTGGTACCAATACAACTGCTTATAGTAGAGGTCTGCATAAAGATACAATGGAAGGTAGAGAATCTGGTCTGAAAGTGTCTGGAACCGATGCAGCCACAGGTGCTAAAGGTGAATGGACAGTTGCTCCTGAGAACTTGAATGTTTATTACGGGCATCTCTCAGGTATTGCAGAAAAGTTTGTTTATGATGCAGATTATCTCAGATTGTCAAGCTTAAGTATTGGGTATAGATTGCCTTCTTCAATGATTGAAAAAACGCCTTTTCAAAGTGCGAGCGTTTCATTCATTGCTAGAAACTTATTCTACCTGAAGAAGTCTGTAGAAAATGTCGCACCTGAAGCAGCTTATAATGCTGGGAATGCTCAAGGCCTTGAATATTATGGCCTTCCTCAGACTAAGAGCTATGGCTTAAGCTTAAACGTG
The nucleotide sequence above comes from Candidatus Neomarinimicrobiota bacterium. Encoded proteins:
- a CDS encoding CehA/McbA family metallohydrolase, which produces MSCVQVDKTIPEGMGKLEIKLLDKDSGKPIPGKWMFFDGEEPVDLGLSSTKNLAVRNHTIYTLTGLDTIIIPTGKYNVWAGRGMEYDNAKESLILQNQNFSSITLKIKRSVDTYGYVSGDMHLHTVTHSGHGDSNMEERIISCIGEGVEWAVATDHNHVVDYDTVITSLDATKYIFGSVGNEVSTQFGHFNSFPLKKGSEPVVIDSVDANKLFKQIRLENKMAVIQVNHPRWNGIDYFTLMDMDEYLADTDNKNWSWDFDAIEILNENSGWGWEATAKNPYSVRQDWYNMLNSGRRITGVGNSDSHAVEKLLPGVPRNFIQSSTDDPKLIDEKEMSDHINRGKVSVSQGLFVQMWVNGIQPRNDTTLVGGLVDIRVKVQGPNWVDCRQVQIIANGLIVKNIKISKTGAPVRFDKTFTMDFSQDTWLMAIASGNESMAPMIHNAPDPITPLGFTNPLWIDANEDGHFESLKSRAMYLVNKNIKDIQSLILLLKKEPQMIPFAVASLIENSPKSGIALIRELLPDMDRDLTLFMIRQLGKLNLVESINLLEEIETQIFDPLIRSAILLTMENSADKDLTPSQIKKMVSYFQFPEDGDSKIESYILDFIHEGDQNLKKKFSGERVEDLGLKEGFLNIEEYSWRKETNILSGYYEFSNLDRQYIMVEFWSQNSGDMPFIIESDTPYYGWVNGSLKIHRKIGTENRFGSGKVLLPIRTGKNQIILVLHHNPSHFFLVPLDSNKWINPLLKDKVKEQHLGLNNVPELLNPNAEKYRGGENALTDGYRGSTQFADGFWMGFEEKDMVLILNFTKPTLISQITASFLQDYKSWIWLPLEMEILIMGEGNTFESVGKWNHSISDNKEPAFINESIVNIDPVLVRKVKIVAKNMGTCPSWHQGADGKAWIFCDEIKFK
- a CDS encoding SusC/RagA family TonB-linked outer membrane protein; the encoded protein is MRAKHILKVAAFYLMLTAGFVMAQATGTIYGNVASKDGAPLPGANIIVVGTAYGSTSDNNGFYEIKIASGTYSVRAEYIGFESSTVENIAVASGKTTQADFSLATSALAGEEVVVTALGIKQKTKALGFSLTEVKGEELSLIKEPNAIEALQGKVAGVNVTTNATGGAGTSRVIIRGNSSLTGDNQPLYIIDGIPIGNRNEGSAGMWGGADGGDGISSINADDIESVSVLKGGAASALYGSRAANGVIIINTKTGKGQTGLGLEYSNSTTYRSLDESLLDYQNTYGSGEKGLKPSTQAEALDNIGGAWGAKMDGSSATQWDGSSAPYSSHNNLSSFYRTGKTAINSVALSNGGDKMNYRFSATNLDHDDIMPGSRMNRKSFSLNAVSNHSDKIEVQVNVKYVDEDVHGRVSMSDSPKNANYSAATFAPSVDVTTMTGTDGAGMGEDGKELRISTSPYTTNPYWAANQFINTTRKHRFINSASVRYNVLDWLYLKGRAGLDHFTINAQWMTPYGTAYDGSGGMGETEKRLSILDMDFMVGVEKDLVSGLSTNSFIGVAKNNVLDESLGVSGSGFVLPGINHVNNLKSSSGWFGYSEKEVGSVTGSLGLSYNDMVYVTSTARKDWFSTLSYPGKEAPNNDLYTSISASLILSEMVSLPSMVDFAKLRIAVSNVAGGASNPYALSLSYKLWDTQHLGQIMGGINGSNIPKLNLVPLSKSETEFGVDARLFEGRLRLDLAYYKNVTTNDIVGVGTSQTSGFGSASDNLGQIENSGLEYLISGTPIQTKDLSWDISLNGANNKGVVVKTNDIDGNIGLGTPRTRNVEIIHMVGESYGLLYGESFKRADDGSILYDVDSNGIPRAKKGGYKILGEGVPPISIGISNNIRYKDFNVRFLLDGKFGAQIFSGTNTTAYSRGLHKDTMEGRESGLKVSGTDAATGAKGEWTVAPENLNVYYGHLSGIAEKFVYDADYLRLSSLSIGYRLPSSMIEKTPFQSASVSFIARNLFYLKKSVENVAPEAAYNAGNAQGLEYYGLPQTKSYGLSLNVKF